Within Lolium rigidum isolate FL_2022 chromosome 5, APGP_CSIRO_Lrig_0.1, whole genome shotgun sequence, the genomic segment CTATCCACTTTGAAATTACATTTGACATAGTTACCCAGTATGCGAAATCAGTAAACACGAATATCTTTATATAAGAAACTTCTATTCCAATCCACAATCGGTCCGCTAAGCTCCTACTTTTTCATGTTTACAATCTGGTCCCTCCGATTACTATAGAGATGAACCCCGGATCGATGCCCTCTGCTAGTTTCCCCTCCGGATCCCTCCCAGAGGTCAGATTTTTGCGACTTCTAGTGTTTCCGTGTGTTGTATCTTGTTTCTGTCTACAGGACGTGAGAGTACTTGACGAGGCGGATCCACCGACATTCGATATGGGCACCGATACGAGCGGGCCCTGCCCATATCGTTGGTCGTTAAAGTTCTAGCGCTTGTTTTCTTGATGACTTTTTCCCAAACACATAAATAAATGTTCATAGCACTTTTGCAGCTTCAGTTTGGTGATTATTCTTTAGAGATAATAACTTTAAAAGGTGTTTATGTCGCTCCTTAAGATTTTAGTATCCTGAtgaaacaagcatagaaaggtacGCGCAAGCGCGATAAAATACGAAAATCCTAAATGCaactaatgcaaaaaaaaaacactataAGGTAAAAAATGGTGCAAATTGGactcatcaacatccccaagctaatATTATTGATCGTCCCCGAGAAAGATAGCAGCTTAATGGACAAGATCATCATGTTCATGATGCGCGGGTCGATAAAAAAATGAGGCATTGCACCAACTGAGTATCATAAAAGACATAGAACCAACTAGACTCACACATATCAAATTATTTAAGAGGCTTCAGCATCTTAGTACCAATTGTTTATAAGAATACCAATTCGTGACATGTTCTAGAACTTTTTTAGTTCGGCCGAACTAGTTTTGCGAGGCAATCTCAAACGTACTTGAGGCTTTGTACATCCGTATGGGTTTGGAGTTTGAAGCTATTCTTTTTAAGTCTTGTCAAGGTCATGTATAGGTCTATTTACTCTTCTCACAAATTTTCTTTTTGCCATGTAAGAAGAATTAGACATATTTTCAATCTCATGAGAAGGCTCGAAATAGATCAAGAACTTTATGCCAAATCCCATGTAGAGTATGAAGTATTTACGCTTAGTGGTTTGAGTATCTACCTCAAACTTGTATTCAGTTCTGATAGTGTAtaatatttctttttatttgtttgacTTTGCTTGAATCAAACGAATGATCTCTACCATACTATCAAAGTTCTTCATATTTCTTATTGGTACTATCAATGTTAATTGTGGGTTACATGCTAGAAGATATGGTCAACCGTATTTCGCTTACTGGTCAGAAATGTCTCACTAATTAGTCTGACCCACCACCTCATAGGCGAGCCTTGTCTTTCCTTAAATCAATATCTCGTCCTCCTTTTCGAAAGCTATCTGAGCGGCGAGCGGCTGCGGTAGGGACTATCGGGACTCCCGGCGGTGGCCCAGGCTGTCGACACAAAGATGAAACATCGGGTGGGGAACGGATATGTAAGTTACTTATTTCGTCTCGATCCATTTTCGTTCTTCAATCTTGCAAACATAATTTAGGggttttctaaaaaaatatagtGTCACATTGGATGACGACCTATGATTTATCACTAGAAAAGAAGATGTTTGTATAACAGATTCCCGTGCATAGTTGTGGCGTTGGTCcatagaaaaccaacatgaacTGCTTAATTGAACATTTCACAGAGCTTCTTTTTCTTTGATCGTCCACTCACCCGCATATCTAATTAGTTTTCAACCCACCTTAGTGGATCAGGCGATCGAATATCCAATTCAAGATGTCAGAGAGTTAGATCCGATGCCAAGCCGCATCGATCATGGATCACTCAAAGCCGGCGATCTCTGCCTTGATGCTCTCCGTGACCTCCGGCGCCGCGGGGGCCGCGGTGACCGTGACCTGTGCGGCGCCATCCCCGCGCCGCGTCATCGTGGCCGCCAGGACCTCCACTCCGCGCCGGTCGAACGCCTCCAGCACGCGCGTCAGCGCGCCCGGCCGCACCGCTCCCGCCGGCAGCCGCGCGGCGATGCAGACCGCCTCCCGGGACGCCACCTCGACATCCGCGCAGCGGCGCCTGGGCTCCGCGTCGTGCTGGAGCGCCCTGTACGATTCCAGCACGCCCGCCGTGTCCTCCAGCACCTTCAGGTGCGCCACCGCCGCGTCCAGGATGTCCACCTGGCTCGCCTACATGCGTCCATCAATCAGGCTAGCTGCCAGAGATGAGAAGACTAGGAGCGCCATTGCCAAGAACAGAGGAGGCCAGGAGGGGGCGAGAGCACGTGCGTACCCGACGGGGGATGCCGGGGAGCAGCGCGGCCAGCTCGGCGTAGAGCTCGGACGTGTACCGCACGCGCTGCCGCCTCAAGGGAGCCTCAGCATCCTCCCCCGGCGAGCTGGTGTCGGTGGGGAACAGCTCCGGTGGTGAACGCCCTCCGGCCATGGGAGAGTCTTGGACTCTCGGTGGTGTTGGGTAGAAGCTGCTGGCGCCTTGGCTTGGCTTGTGCAAGAAAGGAAGATGCAATGTACTGTAGGTGCGAGCCGAGGTGTGCAGTGCCATGTGAGGAGGCAGCAGAAGCTGCTGCTGCCGCTAGGGTGGAGGGGAGCTTTTTGGTTGGTGGTGACAGCGAGGGAGGACAGGAATGGCAACTGCGGCCATGGCTGAGCAGGGTGCAGAGACCAAAGAAATTTCCTACTCGGGAAAGACGAGTCTTGGTGGTCAGCAGGACAGCAGCTTAGGTCTTCACAAGAGACAATGACACAAGATCACATGCATCTCTTCTTCCTCTTACTTTTAGTAGTTCCTCTCGGCAATTCATGATTTCAAATAAATGACCACTTGACTGAAAGGGCAGAGTAAAGTGggtcattagagcatctccaccggcgggccCCATAGCGGCCCCAATAGAGTTTTGGGGGCCGGCAGCAAAAATGAGCTCACACCGGCGCGTTCCAAATAGCGCCGGCACTTTCTCGAGCCCAATAGAAACGCTGGCAACCCCGTACCGGCCCCTTCGCGTGGCACAAAACATTttaggcgtgggagccgcctgtcagtgacGTCATGGCACCTCGCGGGAGATTTCCCACCACGACGCCGCGTgggaaactctcccgccacgacgccacgCGGGAGGTTTCCCTCCTCGCCGCCAGTCTACattatccctcctcccccgcctcaTTGGTGCAAAAATCTAAACCCTAAAAAATACCACAATGTTCGATGTGTGGGAGGAGGCAGTTCTAAAGGCGACCATAGAAGTCGTGGAGGAGGACCCGCAACTCGtagagtacgaggcgtgggaggaggcggcgcctagcggcgaccgtagatgcATACGAGCGGCCGTCGCTGGAGGCGAGGCGGTGTCACCGAGAGGCGGAGCTGCAGCGCCGGTGGGAGGTGCGCCTGCAGCAGGGGTGGGAGCAGCTTGCGCTGCGGCGGTTGATGCGGGAGGAGCAGCAGcgtcaggatgaagtctacgagcgGCGGCGTTTGGCGGAGATGCAGCTGCGGCTACGGAGGCAGGAAGTAGTGCACCGTCGGCGgtgggaggagctggagcagctgCAGCGTCAGGAGGCGACAGCTGCGGATAGAGCCGCCAACTTGACGTTCATGGCGGAGAGAGCAGCGAGGTATCAACGACGGATGAGCATCGAAGAGAGCATCGGTGAGTGCAGCGGGCGATTGTCCACCTCTATAGAGCCGGGTGGCTAGCGGGTAGTAAGCTAGAGATGAAGCAGGTTTCACATGTCATCCAGGGTCGATGAGTGAATTATGTTTTACTCGGATTTTCACTAAAACATTATTTATTTCTCGATCCTGAATGACATGAAAATGAAACTATAAGAAATGTTTAGTTTGTCTAAAAAAAACTCCTATCGGAACCGTcgatttgggggcgccggtgtgggaacagcaaCCTAAATAGAAGATGCAGTGCCAACACCTCCATACGGCTGTACCGGCGTCCCTGGAGGTGCTTATTTGGGggataccggtggagatgctcttatgcacaATGTCAATGTAAATGTTCTTTGGAGGCAAATgctaaggacccgcttgaaatgacatactctttttttttttgagaaacacagtacaaacgcaggcgctcacatacacgcgcatacactcacccctatgaacgcacacacgcacaccctacccctatgagcacctccggaatacGGAGTACCCGGGTATTAGCGTGGTCTCCCTTGGTTCGTAACAATTATCCCCATTTAGCATTTGTTTAGTTTAGTAAtatagttttttttgttttgtgggGATAGTGGAGATAATCCTCACTAAATTTTAAATGCTCACTTATTTCTAAAAACATGTTTCGTACTAGAGtattgagcgagtttaatcctTAGTTATCCTCACTTTTCTCAAATTTTAGTGTATTTTTCTCAACCTTTAATACTATactcctacctagtggattgaggATGGAGTTTGTGAGGACTGGGTAAAGGTAGAGgatcacccaatactctagagtattatccgtACTAATTCCTAAATatttctagtaccaaacaaggcctggaGGTGCTCATCCCTCATCTCTCATAtatcttcctttgctttttttcTTGTCCGGTTTTTCCCTAGTAGGTGCCCTACGATGGTACTAGCCTAGGTGTTCTTCAATCCCAATTCCTGGGATTCCTAAATTTGTTTAGTTGTGGTGTATTTTCGTTCGTCTCTTCTGTAGTAGCCAACATGGGAAAGCCTCAATCGAGTTTTCAAAAGCGTAAAAGAAAAAAATCAATCTCAGAAAAGGGACAACGAGAAGGTTTGTTAAAAAGAAACCACGAGTGTCCTCTGATAATCAGTCAGTTGATGTTAATTCTTCGACCCTTGCAGTTTTTATTGTTCCTTACACTGATTCTATAGACGGTTAGTCTGAGATAGAAAATAATATTGAGGTAGAGGAAGATCATATTGATATTAACTCAAATACTTCACCTGTTGTGTATGTTGATGATTCCTTTCAGCACGATATATTTGATGCAAGGTATTGGGATTCTCTTGATCAGAAACATATTGATATTTTAACATAAAAGGGTCTAAGCATATACTTACCAATTAAGGTCCCAAAGGTAGATGTTCTTCAAGGTTTTCTGCTATAGATTTCTTTCAAATGGGGGGAGCAATATGATAGGGATTGGCTTGTCTACTCTAAGGAGCTTCATAGAGTCTTTTGCTTTGCTTGTAAATTGTTTACAAAAGGGCAGCGAAAAGGTTATTTGGCAAATGATGGTTGTAATAAGTGGACACATATTGACAATACATTAAAAGAGCATGAGAAATGTGTGTGTCATGTTTTGAATATGACCAATTGGTATGAGTTGCATACCGTGGTAGATTAGAAAGGCATTATACTATCAATAAAGCTGGTCAACAACAATTTGAGAATGAAAAAGACCACTAGATAAAGTTTTATTCATAATTTTTTGCATTGTGAAATTTCTTGCCAAGGTTTGGTAGGGATGTTGGCTGAATTTAACCATGCTATTTTGGATCATGTTCGTCGTATTAAAAATGAAGAAACGCATGCTCGTTATCTTGATTATAAGATTCAGAATGAGTTAGCACACATGCTTGCCTTTTCTATAAGGTCTAAAACTGTTAAGAAAATTAAGCATGTAAAATATTTATCTGTCATACTTGATTGCACCCTGATGCAAGTCACCAAGAGAAAATATCTTTAATTATAAGATAGAAATCATGTTTGCGTAGAAGAATCCTTTCTGGGATTTCTAGTTGTAAATGATACGAGTGGGAAAGGACTTTTTGACGTGCTAGAGAATCATTTAGAGTTTCTTGATCTTGGCATAAATAATGTGCGGGGACAAGGTTATGACAGTGGGTTGAATATGAAAGGAAAGCATCAAGTGTACAAATGAAACTTTTGGATGTGAATCCTAGAGCTTTCTATTCTGCTTGTGGTTGCTGTAGCCTTAATTTAACACTTTGTGATATAGCCAAGACTCGTGGTAGAACTAGACTTTTTTTTGGAATTATCCAATGCATTCTAAAAGAAAACATATGAGGATGGACACTCAAGTCAGTGTTAGCTACACGTTAGGAGGGTCGTGTTGAAAGTTTTAAATGTATCAGATTCAAATGTGCAGACATTCGAGAGGCTATACTTCATGTACAAAATATTTTATATTGATAATGATGtagtttcttttgttctttggcTACATCCAACTATAACCTTTATTTGCTTTCTTTTATTTCAGGTATCCAAAACTGATAACGATCCAATGACAAGGAGTAGGGCTTTAGGCTTGGCAAAAATTAACTTAGAGACCATGAAATTCTAGTGGCAACGGTCATTTGGTATGAGGTATTGTGTTGTTAATGTAGTAAGCAAAACCTTTGCAGATAAAAGATAGCTTATTGATGTTGCTATTGAGAAAGTGCAAGGGCATATCTTTTTTTCATGGGTACAGGAAACCGGTTTCTTAGAAGCATTGGAGATGGCGAAGGGAATTGTAAGTGAGTTGGATAATGGTGCAAAATTCAGTTTGATGCGAAACCAGATAACACCAATGTTGCCACACAGTCTGCACATGAATCATTTTGAATTAACTATTTCATATCTCTTGCTGATCAAGCAATTTCCTCAATGAAAATAAGGTGCGAACAATATGAGGGTCTAAAACAATGCGGACGGTTGGATAATAATAGTTTGAAATCTTTTTGTGATAATCTGGAGGCTGCCCTTAAGAATAATAATCCTGACTGTGACACCAATGATGATAGAAAATCGACATTGATGCCAATACTCCAGTATCAAACTTGCTATAAAAAATAAGTGGGAATTTAAAGTTTCGTGGGCATTATCCCACAAAAACACTAGTGCCAAGCAAGGCCTAAAAAAATGGTGTTGTTCAAATAAATAGTATGCAACCAAAAGTTTAGTAGGTATGCTTCTTGATACATCCTATTTCTATGTAAGATACTTGGGCATATACTATTTATAATTGTTGAATAGTCAAATTGTCTAGGGCCGTAAATTCCCATTTTAGTTTTACACAGGGCCTCGGATTTTGCCGGCTCGGACCCTGACCAAAAGAAGTCCTTTTGTATATCCTTCATTCTTAGATCCTTAACCCCAGCGTCAAGAATGAACTGATGAGTGAGTCCCAACTTTTTTCTGGCCACACAGATAAGAAATGACACCGAGAGTTGAAATTTCAGCCAGTTCATGGAACGAGAATGAGGACATACATCCCCTCGGCCGGGTCGGCAATGATGCAGACTCCTTATACGAGTCTTCAGACTAATCATACTCTCAGTTGCCAGAGGATGAGATGATCGACTGGCGACATTTGGTCTTCAGACCTAACGGCTAACAATCCaatgaaagaaaaagaaatatgctGCAACTGAAGCAAGATACATTGACTCAGTTTTACAAGTTTCCTGCCTATTTTTAACAGCTTTACAGGCGCCATAGTCGGTAGTGCAAAGTTACAACATGGTCCACTTCTTCTACGGGAATTATATACAGTTCTAGTATGGTTACATGAACTTGTTACTTGTCAATATGTTGCAAATAATTCCTCAAATGATGGGACACTGGAATCAATCCATTCTTATGGTCTGTTGGTTGGAGGTAATGTTGATCCTCTCGTCTCGCAGCATGTTCATGCTAGGAGCCAGCAATCTCGTGTAGCGATCGAAATAAAGAAGCTGCTTCATGAGTAGAGCGAATTCCCTAGGAAATTTCAGCCCATATGACTCGCTAACCCTCACCTGGGAGATGCAACAACAAAAACGTTAGCTTATGTCTCCAAGAACAATATATACCTCTCGGCAATTATTGGACCAAATCTATAACTTCATATTCAACTACTACTAAACATCACGTGTATCTCAGAATGGTTATCTCTATCTGGCTTAAATGCAACTGTAAGAGCATAGAGCCATGTTTCGGAAAACTAAAAGGAGAACCCATGTCTTCGCAATTTAGACTGCAAAACAGATGATCGATTTTGAACTGCAGCCCAAAATATAAGAATGCATCTATTGATTTGAGTCCCAAAACAAGAACAAGAATACGTCTACTGATCTGCATATCTCCCCAACTACCTATATGGATAATTATTGTTTGTAGTTCTACCACTAGGTGCTCTAAAGAGGATCAGAAAATCACCAGATCAAGAAACAGTGCATTCATCTGCCTCTCATCTACCACAACATTAGCAGATACAGCTGTAGCATCAGAACTTCTTGCTGCCGCGACTATGATTTCAGTATCCAACTCCTGCTTGACAAAAAAGAATGCATTAGCATTGTTCCAAATttgcgacaagaattatggaacggagggagtagtaacaaTGGGGTGGAATGTGCTCCAGAAATACAAAGGGTGGTTACATTAGTTGCTACACAAGCTACCTAAATCAACATTTAGCTGTCACAACTAACAACTGTTCAGGCCAGATCCGCGCTGGCACCAAATCAAGTATCCTTCTCTTCGGTGATAAAAAGAAGTACCCTTGTGCTGTTGGTGGACATTACCTGAAGTGATGAGAATATCTTTTGCAAGTCCTTGGCAAAAGAATCAACATCTATATCATTCCCTGTAGCACCCATTTCGGAAAGGGCAGATGCCATAGCCTTGTAATCCTCAGTTGCGAAAGAAGCCAAAAAGATCTCCATAGCAGCGCAAGTACTTGGGGATATTCGGCCCACAATTCCTGTTAAGTATATTTACTAATATTACTTTACTTCGTTGACAAGATGTTATGGCTAATGATTGCAGTAGTAATCAAAAGGCTGGTAAGACACCAAGTAACAAACAAAAAaacctactccctccatcccaaataaCTTGCTCAACTGTGTCTATATACGGAAGtatatagacacattttagttatagatacatccgtatctagaaaaagttgagcaagttattttgggacggagggagtagaatgtTGGGTAGTTAGCATATGTAAGCAAAGACTACATCATAAACTCCAATAAGAACATTACTGCCCGTAACATGGCGATAGTAATACATGTGGCAGCAACTTAAGTCTTGAAACATACCAAAATCAATAAATCCAACACGCCCATCACGAAGCAACCATAGGTTTCCTGCATGCACATCCGCATGGAAGGATTCACATGAAATCAAGCTTCCAAACCTGCACATTATGTGGATTCATTAATATGCTTGTACTGAGACTTGACTACTGCCTCATAATTATCCAAATTGATTGTTATATAAGAAGATAAAGGGGCAGGTGCTGAAATTGGAACATACCAGACATTGAGGGCAGTGACTAAAGTCAACTCAGGATCAGGAACAAGAGACCTTATAGAATCAAGATCAGTGAGCGGAACACCATACAATCTTTCCATAGTTAAGACACGTTTTGTGCTACAGTGTCGATACACAAATGGAGACTTGGCCTGCCTATCAAATCCCATCGCTTCGATGTATCTCTGGAAAGCCTCCATATTTACAGCCTCTTTTCTAAAATCAACTTCTTCAAGCATTGATTCCTTTATATCCTTGATGATAGCAACCTAAAGAAATAGAATATACATCACAGTTTTGTTTTGTGATGCATCACAAAGTTGAGTTGCATGCTTACACTCTGCATTATCTAACTCACTCAACGATATCACAGAATGTGGACTTCCAAGATTATAGAAATATGTATATGATAAGTTAACAAAGCTGTATGCATTATGTTGACGTGCATGAACCAGAAAATATTGATTTATATGAAAGATAATTTCACAATGAAACACATGCTATGGAGTGTGAGTTATTTGTAGAATCAAAATCTCTCTAGACACAATCCTTATTGTAACTTTCTCAAAAGGGCAACTCATTGTAACATTCTGATTAGTGAACACAATATATGGATATGTTGATGTAAAGTATTGTTTGATATTACCTGAACATGATCATTCTGACACACTCTCATACTCAGCTACACGATTGTTGGAAAATAAATACAAACAAATAGTCTCACAAGCACAAATATCTTCACTCAGCCTTGGAAAAGAAAACCAAGCATATGCTCATGAGAGCAAGTTCATTTGTCATGTTTTACAAGCTGCATTAATCaaacaaaaaataattttttttatacTACACACACAACCTTTGATGAGGACATAAAACTTCCAGTTTTAGTGGAATTTGGTTTCTCGTGCTCCAGGAACAAATTGGTCGAATGGTTATTCTGCTTCAATAAGGCTTACACCAGGCTGCATGTTTGCTAttttaaaacagaaaaaagatCCATGTTTAATGACATATTTGTATGCTATGAAAGTCAAGGATATCCTCGCATGTGGAACTATAACTAGGAGGTCTCTTACCAGTGATGTCCTCTCTAACTCAGGGCTTAGAAACTCCAAAACACGTGCAACAACATAGATAAAATTCAGATCAGCAACCAAAGTATCTTCAATACCAGGCTTTAGGACTTTAATCACCACATCCTTCTGAGAGCTCTTCAACCTAGCCCCATGAACCTGGATGATAATAAAGTTACCTCAACTCTTTGATGCTAGATTGAAGAATGTAATTCAGATGCTCGCAACAGAAACCTGTGCTATTGAAGCAGAGGCTATTGGCACGGGATCAATGTACTCATACACACTATCCAATGGCCGCTGCAACTCCTCAAGCAATATCGACTCGATCTCATTATATGGAACGGATGGTGCTCGGTCAAAGCAGTTCTGGAATTCTTCAACATATTCTGGAGGGAAAAAAGTTGGCGCAGACGCTATGAACTGCACAATGACACAGTCAGTTGACTATCCAGGCTAAGAACACAGACACAACATATGATTAAAAAAGAAAAGGCTTAGTACAAAGTAGAAACCATCTCCGCACCTACCCAAAACACCACCCTAAAAAGgacaaatgctctcaaattttccATATGCTACCTATCAAAATTCTAACTGTCACTAGAAATTTAGAAGGCTGGCGTGTGAACTCGAATTCCTAGTTGTACAATCTTAGGCCCTGTTTGGC encodes:
- the LOC124653123 gene encoding uncharacterized aarF domain-containing protein kinase At5g05200, chloroplastic-like, with the translated sequence MAAARGAASRSPLLLHHHLPQVPSGGLGWLRVGSLGAGRDSSSRRRLRGGVRIFARYSSSAQDFPSRLQDRAGEFPKLVEDLLQTSISTGPRGAFRMAQGIQALLGVGGEWLNDFSKTANTSAGIPAQMRLGLLSPLYLRRLFERMGATYIKLGQFIASAPTFFPPEYVEEFQNCFDRAPSVPYNEIESILLEELQRPLDSVYEYIDPVPIASASIAQVHGARLKSSQKDVVIKVLKPGIEDTLVADLNFIYVVARVLEFLSPELERTSLVAIIKDIKESMLEEVDFRKEAVNMEAFQRYIEAMGFDRQAKSPFVYRHCSTKRVLTMERLYGVPLTDLDSIRSLVPDPELTLVTALNVWFGSLISCESFHADVHAGNLWLLRDGRVGFIDFGIVGRISPSTCAAMEIFLASFATEDYKAMASALSEMGATGNDIDVDSFAKDLQKIFSSLQELDTEIIVAAARSSDATAVSANVVVDERQMNALFLDLVRVSESYGLKFPREFALLMKQLLYFDRYTRLLAPSMNMLRDERINITSNQQTIRMD